A genomic stretch from Patagioenas fasciata isolate bPatFas1 chromosome 10, bPatFas1.hap1, whole genome shotgun sequence includes:
- the XPC gene encoding DNA repair protein complementing XP-C cells → MAKKRKASPRPAAASKRRPGRLGAPRDEPEEKEEDDFVKKKPNIKKNDSKALTRKKGEDRDTSVSNSENKPSKQGAKSLIKENKKITINKGNDNKEETCSDSLKPPQKEIKFKRESPVKKEMDEENTGDDDESEDEWEDVEELQEPATDKSEEAAVLPAMVLPSNPVEIEIETPEQMKKRQRSEKRKAEFETYLRRIMKRFSKEVREDTHKVHLLCLLANGFYRNRICSQPDLHAIGLSIVPTRFTKVPAHQVNLLHLSNLVKWFVGTFTINAELSTEKGESLQSTLEKRFAIYAARDEEELVHIFLIILRALQLLCRLVLSFQPIPLKETSAKGKSSSNRQSLSSTSEGKKSSATTPKAVAKKHPCRKAEWEEESSESEEDNKEPKTHKTAQTKRTHKSKLTTGSQKQKESSNRESSLAEKDVPVQPKNDRRRRVASKVCYKEESGSDEGSGSDFEVSEEESEVSDEDFETVSKRPRSSLGSQKSKVTVIKRPKTETSESRLSKNSHGADPKPAESTAPPVPHTQKKRNKIISSDEDDGQQEVRKTGTDQWLEVFLECEDKWVCVDCVRGNVGQPQLCFTYATKPLFYIVGFDNDGSVRDVTQRYDPVWMTATRKSRVDPEWWEETLQPYRSPYVERDKKEENEFQVKLQDQPLPTAIGEYKNHPLYALKRHLLKYQAIYPESAAVLGYCRGEAVYSRDCVHTLHSRDTWLKQARVVRIGEAPYKMVKGFSNQARKARLAEPANRDKEDLALFGRWQTEEYQPPIAVDGKVPRNEYGNVYLFLPSMLPIGCVQLRLPNLNRLARKLDIDCAQAITGFDFHGGYSHPVTDGYVVCEEYKDILLAAWENEQAEMEKKEKEKRVKRALGNWKLLTKGLLIRERLKQRYSLKTEPSAPEAEKGAGFSSDEEEGPSSETAVGNTAIYWPQNRQLEKTKENNATRKSKREKKGEAAQLFPFEKL, encoded by the exons ATGGCCAAGAAGCGCAAAGCATCGCCCCGGCCAGCGGCCGCCAGCAAGAGGCGCCCAGGGAGGCTGGGGGCGCCGCGGGACGAgccggaggagaaggaggagg ATGATTTTGTAAAAAAGAAGCCCAATATAAAGAAGAATGACTCAAAAGCTCTGACTAGGAAGAAGGGAGAAGATCGTGATACTTCAGTTTCCAACTCAGAAAATAAGCCTTCAAAACAAGGAGCAAAATcactaataaaagaaaacaagaaaattactATAAATAAAGGGAATGACAACAAAGAGGAAACATGCAG TGACTCACTGAAGCCCCCTCAGAAGGAGATAAAATTCAAGAGAGAGTCCCCTGTTAAAAAAGAGATGGATGAAGAAAATACTGGTGATGATGATGAAAGCGAAGATGAATGGGAGGATGTGGAAG aactCCAGGAACCTGCCACAGATAAGTCAGAAGAAGCTGCTGTTCTTCCAGCAATGGTGCTGCCAAGCAATCCTGTCGAGATAGAGATTGAAACCCCAGAGCAGATGAAGAAAAGACAGAGGAG CGAAAAAAGGAAAGCCGAGTTTGAGACGTATCTTCGGAGAATAATGAAACGGTTCAGCAAGGAGGTTCGTGAGGACACACACAAG GTTCACCTCTTGTGTTTATTAGCAAATGGTTTCTATCGGAACAGGATCTGCAGCCAGCCAGATCTTCATGCCATCGGTCTGTCCATCGTCCCCACGCGCTTCACAAAAGTGCCTGCACACCAAGTGAACCTTCTCCACCTTTCCAACTTGGTGAAATG GTTTGTTGGAACCTTCACTATCAATGCTGAGCTTTCCACGGAAAAAGGGGAGTCCCTTCAGTCGACCTTGGAGAAGCGCTTTGCCATCTATGCTGCACGAGATGAGGAAGAGTTGGTTCAT ATATTTTTAATCATTCTGCGAGCATTACAGCTGCTATGTCGCCTCGTGCTGTCTTTTCAGCCTATTCCTCTCAAGGAGACAAGCGCAAAG GGAAAAAGCTCATCCAACAGGCAGTCTCTCAGCAGTACCTCTGAGGGTAAGAAGAGCTCTGCCACAACACCCAAGGCCGTGGCAAAAAAACACCCCTGCAGAAAAGCCGAATGGGAGGAAGAATCCTCAGAGAGTGAAGAAGACAACAAGGAGCCAAAGACACACAAAACTGCTCAGACCAAAAGGACGCACAAGTCAAAGCTGACTACAGGAAGCCAGAAACAGAAGGAGTCTAGTAACAGGGAAAGCAGTTTAGCAGAAAAAGATGTGCCGGTCCAGCCCAAGAATGATCGCCGGAGACGAGTGGCCTCCAAAGTGTGTTACAAAGAAGAGAGTGGAAGTGATGAGGGCAGCGGTTCGGACTTTGAGGTTTCAGAGGAGGAGAGTGAGGTCTCTGATGAGGATTTTGAAACTGTCTCTAAAAGACCGAGGAGCTCACTGGGCTCCCAGAAGTCAAAGGTAACGGTTATAAAAAGGCCAAAAACTGAGACTTCAGAATCAAGGCTATCCAAAAATTCACATGGAGCTGATCCTAAGCCAGCGGAAAGTACAGCTCCGCCCGTGCCTCACACgcagaaaaagagaaacaaaataatttctagTGATGAGGATGATGGACAGCAGGAGGTAAGGAAGACGGGCACAGACCAGTGGCTGGAGGTTTTCCTTGAATGCGAGGACAAGTGGGTGTGTGTAGACTGTGTTCGCGGGAATGTTGGGCAGCCCCAGCTGTGCTTCACGTACGCCACAAAGCCGCTTTTCTATATCGTGGGGTTCGACAATGATGGGAGCGTGAGGGATGTGACGCAAAGATATGACCCCGTGTGGATGACGGCAACGAGGAAAAGTCGTGTGGACCCTGAGTGGTGGGAGGAGACGCTGCAGCCCTATAGAAGTCCCTACGTGGAAAGAGACAAGAAGGAGGAAAATGAG TTTCAAGTTAAGCTTCAAGATCAGCCTCTACCAACAGCAATTGGAGAGTACAAAAACCACCCTCTGTACGCGCTGAAGAGGCACCTCCTGAAATACCAGGCCATCTATCCCGAGTCGGCTGCTGTCCTGGGGTACTGCAGGGGGGAGGCCGTCTACTCCAG AGACTGTGTACACACGCTGCACTCCAGGGACACGTGGCTGAAGCAAGCCCGGGTGGTGAGGATCGGAGAAGCACCTTACAAA ATGGTGAAAGGATTTTCCAACCAGGCGAGGAAGGCGCGCCTGGCGGAGCCTGCAAACCGGGACAAAGAGGACCTGGCGCTGTTCGGTCGCTGGCAGACAGAGGAGTATCAGCCACCTATAGCAGTGGATGGAAAG GTTCCTCGGAATGAATACGGAAACGTCTATCTCTTCCTGCCATCCATGTTACCCATTGGCTGTGTGCAGCTGAGACTCCCAAACCTGAACAGATTGGCGCGGAAGCTGGACATCGACTGCGCTCAGGCCATCACGGGGTTTGATTTCCACGGCGGCTACTCACACCCAGT TACCGACGGCTACGTTGTCTGTGAGGAGTATAAGGACATCCTCCTCGCTGCCTGGGAGAACGAACaagcagaaatggaaaagaaagagaaggag AAACGTGTAAAAAGGGCCCTGGGGAACTGGAAGCTGCTGACAAAAGGACTTCTCATCAGAGAGCGACTGAAGCAGCGCTACTCCCTCAAG acggAGCCATCAGCACCTGAGGCAGAGAAAGGAGCGGGATTCTCTTCTGATGAAGAAGAAGGTCCAAGTTCAGAGACTGCAGTAGGGAACACGGCCATTTATTGGCCCCAAAATCGCCAGTtagagaaaacgaaagaaaacaaCGCAACCAGAAAAAGCAAGcgggaaaagaaaggagaagcagcacagttgttcccTTTTGAGAAACTGTGA